In Nicotiana tabacum cultivar K326 chromosome 17, ASM71507v2, whole genome shotgun sequence, one DNA window encodes the following:
- the LOC107821797 gene encoding uncharacterized protein LOC107821797: MSLISCLRHRLPGVLLRQSVRLNVADSCFITSSVFTRHFSRPARKEEENEEEVEIDQRKLPADYDPATFDPTEHRSPPSERVWKLVDDVSGLTLVEVAELSSIIMKRLGMTEQPMVGVMKAGAAGLAAAAMKGPEAAKEEKKPEKTVFELKLESFDAAQKIKIIKEVRSCTELGLKEAKELVEKTPTIFKKGVSKEEGEQIIEKMNAVGAKVVME; this comes from the coding sequence ATGAGTTTGATTTCATGTCTGAGGCATCGTTTGCCTGGTGTACTTTTGAGACAATCGGTTCGATTGAATGTGGCTGACTCCTGTTTTATTACCTCATCTGTGTTTACTCGACACTTTTCTCGGCCTGCTAGGAAAGAGGAGGAAAACGAGGAAGAAGTAGAGATTGACCAGAGAAAGCTTCCGGCTGATTATGATCCTGCAACTTTTGATCCTACCGAGCATCGTAGTCCTCCATCCGAGAGGGTATGGAAGCTTGTAGATGATGTTTCGGGACTTACATTGGTTGAAGTTGCAGAACTGTCGTCCATTATTATGAAGAGGTTGGGCATGACTGAGCAACCAATGGTCGGTGTTATGAAGGCAGGAGCTGCTGGATTGGCAGCAGCAGCTATGAAGGGACCGGAAGCAGCcaaggaagaaaagaaaccagagaAAACTGTTTTTGAACTTAAACTGGAATCATTTGATGCTGCTCAAAAGATAAAGATAATCAAAGAGGTCCGCAGTTGTACTGAGTTGGGACTCAAGGAAGCAAAGGAGTTAGTCGAAAAGACTCCTACTATTTTTAAGAAGGGGGTatcaaaagaagaaggagaacaaATCATTGAGAAGATGAACGCTGTTGGAGCAAAGGTTGTTATGGAATGA